A part of Pseudomonas sp. MYb118 genomic DNA contains:
- a CDS encoding cyclic peptide export ABC transporter: protein MTSKPRGAISEVLGLLRPYRVVVVLSILLGMLGGLSITALLATINDALNGDGIPSPQVLATFVGLCIAALSTSILSDIGTNHVGQHIIAGLRKSLGEKVLLAPIEQIERFRSHRLIPVLTHDVDTVSDFAFSFAPLAIAFTVTLGCLGYLAYLSLPMFALLLVAIVIGTVVQYVARAKGIRGFEAAREAEDELQKHYSAIAAGAKELRIHRPRRQRMFSQRIEGTADYICNTHIRSINTFVVAKTFGSMLFFVVIGLALALQAFWLGTDKAVLSGFVLVLLYMKGPLEYLVTTLPVISRANIAFKRIAELAEQFSSPEPHLLLRESVAEKKASVQHLQMRDVHYAFPAVKGSAAFELGPVNLTINQGEIVFIVGENGGGKTTLIKLLLGLYAPQRGEVLVDGQVVGAEGRDDYRQLFTTIFADYYLFDELVQGDQQVPEDANRYLERLEIAHKVSIQDGAFSTTDLSTGQRKRLALLNAWLEERPVLVFDEWAADQDPTFRRIFYTELLPELKYLGKTIIVISHDDRYFDIADQLVRMEGGRVVAQQQAVAASA from the coding sequence ATGACCTCAAAACCCCGCGGAGCCATCAGTGAAGTCCTCGGCCTGCTCAGGCCTTACCGGGTCGTCGTGGTGTTGTCCATCCTCCTTGGCATGCTCGGCGGCCTGTCCATCACGGCGCTGCTGGCGACCATCAACGATGCCCTGAATGGCGACGGCATTCCTTCACCCCAAGTGCTGGCGACCTTCGTCGGCCTGTGCATCGCCGCGCTGTCGACCTCGATCCTGTCGGACATCGGCACCAACCATGTCGGCCAGCACATCATCGCCGGCCTGCGCAAATCCCTGGGGGAAAAGGTGCTGCTGGCGCCCATCGAGCAGATCGAGCGTTTTCGCAGCCACCGCCTCATCCCGGTGCTGACCCACGACGTCGACACCGTCAGCGACTTCGCCTTTTCCTTCGCCCCGCTGGCCATCGCCTTCACCGTGACCCTCGGCTGCCTGGGTTACCTGGCCTACCTGTCGCTGCCGATGTTCGCCCTGCTGCTGGTCGCCATCGTCATCGGCACGGTGGTGCAGTACGTGGCGCGGGCCAAGGGCATTCGCGGCTTCGAGGCTGCCCGTGAAGCCGAGGACGAGCTGCAAAAGCACTACAGCGCCATCGCCGCCGGTGCCAAGGAACTGCGTATCCATCGCCCGCGCCGCCAGCGCATGTTCAGCCAGCGCATCGAAGGCACCGCCGACTACATCTGCAACACGCACATCCGCTCGATCAACACCTTCGTGGTGGCCAAGACCTTCGGCTCGATGCTGTTCTTCGTGGTGATCGGCCTGGCGCTGGCCCTGCAAGCGTTCTGGCTGGGCACCGATAAAGCCGTGCTCAGCGGCTTCGTGCTGGTGCTGCTGTACATGAAGGGCCCGCTGGAATACCTGGTGACCACCCTGCCGGTGATCAGCCGCGCCAACATCGCCTTCAAGCGCATCGCCGAACTGGCCGAGCAATTCTCCTCGCCGGAACCGCACCTGCTGCTGCGCGAAAGCGTCGCCGAAAAGAAAGCCAGCGTGCAGCACCTGCAAATGCGCGACGTGCACTACGCCTTCCCCGCCGTCAAAGGCAGCGCCGCGTTCGAACTGGGCCCGGTCAACCTGACGATCAACCAGGGCGAAATCGTGTTCATCGTCGGCGAAAACGGCGGCGGCAAGACCACCCTGATCAAACTGCTGCTGGGCCTGTACGCGCCGCAACGCGGTGAAGTGCTGGTCGATGGCCAGGTGGTCGGCGCCGAGGGCCGCGACGACTACCGCCAGCTGTTCACCACCATTTTCGCCGACTACTACCTGTTCGATGAACTGGTGCAGGGCGACCAGCAGGTGCCGGAAGACGCCAATCGCTACCTGGAACGCCTGGAAATCGCCCACAAGGTCAGCATCCAGGATGGCGCCTTCAGCACCACCGACCTGTCCACCGGCCAGCGCAAGCGCCTGGCCCTGCTCAATGCCTGGCTGGAGGAACGCCCGGTGCTGGTGTTCGACGAATGGGCGGCCGACCAGGACCCGACGTTCCGGCGGATTTTCTACACCGAGCTGCTGCCCGAACTCAAATACCTGGGCAAGACCATCATCGTGATTTCCCACGACGACCGTTATTTCGACATTGCCGATCAACTGGTGCGCATGGAAGGCGGCCGGGTCGTGGCACAACAGCAAGCGGTGGCGGCAAGCGCATGA
- a CDS encoding formylglycine-generating enzyme family protein, which yields MNRALSGFSMGALLALAIGAVLPASAQAGAIAPGKVFKDCKDCPEMVVLPAGTFSMGTPEDEVGHEPDESPQHPVTFARPVAISRFQVLAGEWQAYLRDTGYVMPDGDDRPGRECKAGIPRYEYTARHPAVCMDLEEARAYVAWLSKKSGKSYHLVSESLREYAARAGSTGPFPFPFDEGKEYSIAKHANTYGAADGYNFTSPAGRFPANAFGVYDMHGNVYEWTADCYTENYVGAPSDGSAWVTEDCKVQRLRGNDWGEAPVFSRSGNRNAAYGDARGDWLGFRVARDL from the coding sequence ATGAACCGTGCGTTGTCAGGTTTTTCCATGGGGGCGCTGCTGGCGCTGGCCATCGGCGCGGTGCTGCCGGCCAGTGCCCAGGCGGGCGCGATTGCGCCGGGCAAGGTGTTCAAGGACTGCAAGGATTGCCCGGAAATGGTGGTGCTGCCTGCCGGCACCTTCAGCATGGGTACGCCGGAGGATGAAGTGGGCCATGAGCCCGACGAAAGCCCGCAACACCCGGTGACCTTTGCCCGGCCGGTGGCGATCAGCCGCTTCCAGGTGCTGGCCGGCGAATGGCAGGCCTACCTGCGCGATACCGGTTACGTCATGCCCGACGGCGACGACCGCCCCGGTCGCGAGTGTAAGGCGGGCATCCCGCGCTACGAATACACCGCGCGCCACCCGGCGGTGTGCATGGACCTCGAGGAAGCCCGGGCGTATGTGGCCTGGCTGTCGAAAAAATCCGGCAAGTCCTACCACCTGGTCAGCGAATCCCTGCGCGAATACGCCGCCCGCGCCGGCAGCACCGGGCCGTTCCCCTTCCCGTTCGATGAAGGCAAGGAATACAGCATCGCCAAGCACGCCAACACCTACGGCGCCGCCGACGGCTACAACTTCACCTCCCCCGCCGGCCGCTTCCCGGCCAACGCCTTCGGCGTGTATGACATGCACGGCAACGTCTACGAATGGACCGCCGACTGCTACACGGAAAACTACGTCGGCGCCCCGAGCGACGGCAGCGCCTGGGTGACCGAAGACTGCAAGGTCCAGCGTCTGCGCGGCAACGACTGGGGCGAAGCGCCAGTGTTCTCCCGCTCGGGCAACCGCAACGCCGCCTACGGCGATGCCCGCGGGGATTGGCTGGGCTTTCGGGTGGCGCGGGATTTGTAA